A single genomic interval of Corvus cornix cornix isolate S_Up_H32 chromosome 11, ASM73873v5, whole genome shotgun sequence harbors:
- the CIDEC gene encoding cell death activator CIDE-3: MDYAKSLSQRLAVPVSKCVSASASMTQQLLAGPAPPPRPYRVCNWDRSLRKGVMAPSLAELLCQAQSALALPAPIVLVLDEDGTAVETESFFRTLEEGTALMALSKEQTWTAPKTRGYQVSLSRKPPRRIDVACVTFDLYKTNPKDLGCLNVKATLYGTYSMSYDLRCYGARRLVKEALRWTLFTMQATGHVLLGTSCYMQQLLDATEEEQKEEEKSPVPLQNLLPCSLPALPYKKMLQ, encoded by the exons ATGGATTACGCCAAATCCCTGAGCCAGCGCCTGGCTGTCCCCGTCTCCAA ATGTGTCTCAGCCAGTGCCTCCATgacccagcagctgctggcgGGCCCGGCCCCACCGCCCCGGCCCTACCGCGTGTGCAACTGGGACCGCAGCCTGCGCAAGGGCGTCATGGCCCCAAGCCTCGCcgagctgctgtgccag GCTCAGAGCGCCCTGGCCCTGCCGGCGCCCATCGTGCTGGTGCTGGATGAGGACGGCACCGCGGTGGAGACGGAGTCGTTCTTCCGGACGCTGGAGGAGGGCACGGCACTGATGGCCCTGAGCAAGGAGCAGACCTGGACTGCCCCCAAG ACACGTGGCTACCAGGTGAGCCTGTCCCGCAAGCCCCCGCGCAGGATCGACGTCGCCTGCGTCACCTTCGACCTGTACAAGACCAACCCGAAGGACCTGGGCTGCCTCAACGTCAAAGCCACCCTGTATGGCACCTACAGCATGTCCTATGACCTGCGCTGCTACGGGGCCCGGCGCCTGGTGAA ggaagccCTGCGCTGGACACTGTTCACCATGCAGGCCACGGGCCACGTCCTGCTGGGCACCTCGTGCTacatgcagcagctgctggacgCCACcgaggaggagcagaaggaagaggagaagagcCCTGTCCCCCTTCAGaacctcctgccctgcagcctccctgccctACCCTACAAGAAGATGCTGCAGTGA